A window of Campylobacter cuniculorum DSM 23162 = LMG 24588 contains these coding sequences:
- a CDS encoding RNA-binding S4 domain-containing protein, which translates to MRIDKFLNSVNITKRRAISEDMCKSGVVKINGIVAKASKEVKIGDIISLELNQKTQNYKVLALPATKNTPKNAQNEYVEKI; encoded by the coding sequence ATGAGAATTGATAAATTTTTAAATTCAGTCAATATCACTAAAAGACGTGCAATTTCTGAAGATATGTGTAAAAGTGGTGTTGTAAAGATTAATGGTATTGTTGCAAAGGCAAGTAAAGAGGTGAAAATCGGAGATATAATTTCGCTTGAATTAAATCAAAAAACACAAAACTATAAGGTTTTAGCCCTTCCTGCGACAAAAAATACTCCTAAAAATGCACAAAATGAATATGTGGAAAAAATATGA
- the lptB gene encoding LPS export ABC transporter ATP-binding protein: MSELEIINLEKIIKKTKIIQGISLKLHSGEVVGLLGPNGAGKTTTFYMICGLIAPSSGRVLLDGVDITKEPLNQRARKGIGYLPQESSVFKDLSVEDNLLLAAQIFYKDEKILQAKVENMLELLSIEPIRLRKGLSLSGGERRRCEIARSLMCEPKFLLLDEPFAGVDPIAVAEIQTLIKELKKLNIGILITDHNVRETLAICDRAYVIRSGGLLASGNAEEIANNEDVKKYYLGTEFKLLD, encoded by the coding sequence ATGAGTGAGCTTGAGATTATTAATTTAGAAAAAATCATTAAAAAAACAAAAATCATTCAAGGGATCTCTTTAAAGCTTCATAGCGGTGAAGTTGTTGGGCTTTTAGGACCTAATGGAGCAGGGAAGACAACGACTTTTTATATGATTTGTGGATTGATTGCACCAAGTAGTGGTAGGGTTTTGCTTGATGGAGTGGATATTACCAAAGAACCGCTGAATCAAAGAGCGAGGAAGGGCATAGGATATTTACCGCAAGAAAGCAGTGTTTTTAAGGATTTAAGCGTTGAGGACAATTTACTTTTAGCGGCACAGATTTTTTATAAAGATGAAAAAATCTTGCAAGCTAAGGTGGAGAATATGTTAGAGCTTTTGAGTATAGAACCGATTCGTTTGAGAAAGGGCTTGAGTTTAAGCGGAGGAGAAAGACGCAGATGTGAAATTGCAAGGTCTTTAATGTGTGAGCCTAAATTTTTGTTGCTCGATGAGCCTTTTGCTGGAGTTGATCCTATTGCTGTGGCTGAAATTCAGACTTTGATTAAGGAGCTTAAAAAGCTTAATATAGGAATTTTAATCACAGACCATAATGTCCGTGAAACTTTAGCAATCTGTGATAGAGCCTATGTTATAAGATCCGGAGGCTTACTTGCAAGTGGAAATGCTGAAGAGATTGCAAATAACGAAGATGTTAAAAAATATTATTTAGGAACAGAGTTTAAACTCTTAGACTGA
- a CDS encoding NAD(P)-binding domain-containing protein: MKKIDLIIIGAGPAGIGCAVEAKLHNKEVLLLEKSNNICQTLVQFYKDGKRVDKAYKGCDGTNYSHVPFEDGTKESTLETFEKALKEHKIEVEFSSEVENVKKQNENFIVSTSKGDYECKNIIIAIGRMGKPNKPDYKLPLTLTKIINFNANSVLGNEKILIVGGGNSAAEYAVDLSNSNKVSLCYRKKEFTRLNDINLKDINKAGNSGKVELKLGIDINEVEDEGGKARVKFNDGTNELYNRIIYAIGGSTPLDFLQKCGVSVDDKGVPLMDANKQSNVKGIFVAGDIATKNGASIVTGLNDAVKIIEVLD; the protein is encoded by the coding sequence ATGAAAAAAATAGATTTAATTATCATCGGTGCAGGACCAGCAGGTATAGGCTGTGCTGTGGAAGCAAAGCTTCACAATAAAGAAGTTTTACTTTTAGAAAAAAGTAATAATATTTGCCAAACTTTAGTGCAATTTTACAAAGATGGCAAAAGAGTTGATAAAGCCTATAAAGGTTGCGATGGCACAAATTATAGTCATGTACCCTTTGAAGATGGGACCAAAGAAAGCACTTTAGAAACCTTTGAAAAAGCCTTAAAAGAACATAAAATTGAAGTGGAATTTTCAAGCGAAGTTGAAAATGTCAAAAAACAAAACGAAAATTTTATAGTCAGCACAAGCAAGGGCGATTATGAGTGCAAAAATATCATCATCGCCATAGGCAGAATGGGAAAACCAAATAAGCCTGATTATAAACTTCCCCTAACTCTTACAAAAATCATTAATTTTAATGCAAATTCAGTCCTTGGCAATGAAAAAATTCTCATTGTAGGGGGCGGAAATTCAGCGGCAGAATACGCTGTGGATTTATCAAATTCAAATAAAGTAAGCCTTTGCTATCGTAAAAAAGAATTTACAAGATTAAACGATATTAATCTTAAAGATATAAACAAGGCGGGAAATTCTGGCAAGGTGGAATTGAAGCTTGGTATAGACATTAACGAAGTTGAGGATGAAGGTGGTAAGGCTCGCGTGAAATTTAATGATGGCACAAATGAGCTTTATAATAGAATCATCTATGCAATTGGGGGTTCTACGCCACTTGATTTCTTGCAAAAATGCGGAGTAAGTGTTGATGATAAAGGTGTTCCTTTAATGGACGCAAATAAACAAAGCAATGTAAAAGGAATTTTTGTAGCTGGAGACATAGCAACAAAAAATGGTGCGAGTATAGTTACAGGACTTAATGATGCTGTGAAAATCATTGAAGTGCTTGATTGA
- a CDS encoding RNA polymerase factor sigma-54, translated as MLKQKLAPKNKISQTLRSWLPILQANIEDLKENLDKFAEENPFIDIKQSIQTQNNGKNYYDSFYKSSANSEWVETKGISQKSVYELLSEQIVPPLFPTAKSQELANKIIECLSHEGYFEYDETILGGLSEEEIERVRQRFKFLDPVGVGAKNYKESFLFALENLELDDELYDFCKMLILDFENIQEYTKEKLYKEAIAVIKKFHIPPFLDYFEESQEIVPDLFIYRENDEIKVRINDEYYPEISFQADGLNHEFLSHYIKEAKNLVDALAMRKATLYKIGLMIVEHQYEFFLGKEIKPMRLKDLADDLERNASTISRAISNKYLSCERGLIALKDFFAFALDEEGETSNASVKDFILNLVKNENTSKPLSDSKILDLIQAEFKINLGRRTIAKYRQQLKIPSSSDRKKLYELEGKAK; from the coding sequence ATGTTAAAGCAAAAATTAGCCCCGAAAAATAAAATATCGCAAACTTTGAGGAGTTGGTTGCCTATTTTACAAGCTAATATCGAGGACTTAAAAGAAAATTTAGATAAATTTGCAGAAGAAAATCCTTTCATTGATATTAAACAATCCATTCAAACGCAAAATAATGGAAAAAATTATTATGATTCTTTTTATAAAAGTAGTGCAAATTCAGAATGGGTTGAAACTAAGGGAATCAGTCAAAAAAGTGTTTATGAGCTTTTAAGTGAGCAAATTGTTCCGCCTTTGTTTCCTACTGCGAAGAGCCAAGAACTTGCAAATAAAATCATAGAATGTTTAAGTCATGAGGGGTATTTTGAGTATGATGAGACGATTTTAGGGGGGCTAAGTGAGGAAGAGATTGAAAGAGTGCGTCAAAGATTTAAATTTCTTGATCCGGTGGGTGTTGGAGCAAAAAATTATAAGGAGTCTTTTTTATTTGCTTTGGAGAATTTAGAGCTTGACGATGAGCTTTATGATTTTTGTAAAATGCTGATTTTGGATTTTGAAAACATACAAGAATACACAAAAGAAAAGCTTTATAAAGAAGCGATTGCTGTGATAAAAAAATTTCATATCCCGCCTTTTTTGGATTATTTTGAAGAAAGTCAAGAGATTGTGCCGGATTTGTTTATTTATCGTGAAAATGATGAGATAAAAGTCCGCATTAATGATGAGTATTACCCTGAAATTTCTTTTCAAGCCGATGGCTTAAATCACGAATTTTTAAGCCATTATATCAAAGAGGCTAAGAATTTAGTCGATGCCTTAGCGATGCGTAAAGCGACTTTATATAAAATCGGCTTGATGATTGTTGAACATCAATATGAATTTTTTTTAGGAAAAGAGATTAAACCGATGAGGCTTAAGGACCTTGCAGACGATTTAGAACGCAATGCCTCGACAATTTCAAGAGCGATTTCAAATAAATATTTAAGTTGTGAGAGAGGTTTGATTGCTTTGAAAGATTTTTTTGCTTTTGCTCTAGATGAAGAGGGTGAAACTTCAAATGCGAGTGTGAAAGATTTTATACTCAATTTAGTCAAAAATGAAAACACGAGCAAACCTTTAAGCGATAGTAAAATTTTGGATTTAATTCAAGCAGAATTTAAAATCAATTTAGGACGCAGAACCATAGCAAAATATCGGCAACAACTTAAAATACCGAGTTCAAGCGATAGAAAAAAGCTTTATGAACTTGAGGGAAAAGCAAAATAA
- the tsaE gene encoding tRNA (adenosine(37)-N6)-threonylcarbamoyltransferase complex ATPase subunit type 1 TsaE: MKEFILAQNELKELFKELPNQGIILLRGDLASGKTTLVREFSKYLGFKEDVSSPTFALMQKYNYKDKILYHYDFYQATFERILENGLFENFYEEALHLVEWGDDFLKKALEKMGFECLNVRIEFLKDKRKYVIYE; encoded by the coding sequence ATGAAAGAATTCATTTTAGCTCAAAATGAACTCAAAGAGCTGTTTAAAGAACTTCCAAATCAAGGCATTATTTTGCTTCGCGGGGATTTAGCAAGCGGTAAAACCACTTTAGTGAGAGAATTTTCTAAGTATTTGGGTTTTAAAGAGGATGTTAGCTCTCCGACTTTTGCCCTAATGCAAAAATACAATTATAAAGATAAAATTCTGTATCATTATGATTTTTATCAAGCGACTTTTGAGAGAATTTTAGAAAATGGTTTGTTTGAGAATTTTTATGAGGAGGCTTTGCATTTGGTGGAATGGGGGGATGATTTTTTAAAAAAAGCTTTAGAAAAAATGGGGTTTGAGTGTTTAAATGTTAGGATTGAATTTTTAAAAGATAAAAGAAAGTATGTGATTTATGAGTGA